The following are encoded together in the Acidimicrobiia bacterium genome:
- a CDS encoding ABC transporter permease subunit produces MTNSEGVTPKRSASSFSLSPGFWLKLVVVGLIDAAFIAAIPVLVANQSWMLFGLLGLNVLLINWAYLSPRSNAGKWLAPGLVFVTIFVVWPIIYTGYVSVTNWATGNVLSQQQVITNLENEVIRVEGEGTNLELAIYDGPEGLAFLARQPDGATYFGIARQSSEEPIEDALIDTTGIDLTGDLPDVINDYSKLGLRELLGIAGQIEALVLDIPGGVIQAQTTSSARLIQAGQRYKYDAETDTLYDALRDVTCVTERGNFVCDGQRLDPGWRVVTGFDNYQRIFGDQRIRAAFIKVFNWNIVFAVMSVLLTFSLGLALANALQHDKMRGKAFYRSIFIIPYAIPAFLSIIVWRGLLNANFGQVNALIESLGGSGVPWLTDGTWAKIAVLGVNTWLGFPYMFLIMSGALQAIPNELKEAAMVDGASAWRVFRSITLPLLLVSTAPLLIGSFAFNFNNFVLIFLLTDGGPAVIGAPVPVGETDILISFTFDLAVNSGRGNNFALGSAIVIMIFVALAAISAFSFRFTKRLESIYGN; encoded by the coding sequence ATGACGAATAGCGAGGGCGTGACTCCAAAACGGAGCGCGTCCTCGTTTTCGTTAAGTCCGGGTTTCTGGCTGAAGCTCGTGGTGGTCGGCCTCATCGATGCCGCCTTCATCGCCGCCATCCCAGTCCTAGTTGCCAATCAATCGTGGATGCTGTTCGGGCTGCTCGGACTGAATGTTCTGCTCATCAACTGGGCTTATCTCTCTCCCCGGTCCAACGCTGGCAAGTGGTTAGCCCCCGGCCTGGTTTTTGTGACAATCTTCGTAGTCTGGCCCATCATCTACACCGGATACGTCTCGGTTACGAACTGGGCTACTGGCAACGTACTCAGCCAGCAACAGGTCATCACCAATCTCGAGAATGAGGTCATCCGGGTAGAAGGCGAAGGTACCAATCTCGAACTCGCCATCTACGACGGTCCCGAGGGATTGGCTTTCCTCGCTCGCCAACCCGATGGTGCCACGTACTTCGGTATCGCCCGGCAGTCTTCGGAGGAACCGATCGAAGATGCCCTGATCGACACCACCGGCATCGACCTCACCGGAGATCTACCCGACGTGATCAACGACTACAGCAAGCTCGGACTGCGGGAACTGCTGGGAATTGCCGGCCAGATCGAAGCCCTGGTGCTTGACATACCCGGGGGGGTCATTCAGGCCCAAACAACCTCGTCAGCCCGACTCATCCAGGCAGGCCAGCGGTACAAGTACGACGCAGAGACTGACACCTTGTACGACGCACTGCGCGATGTGACCTGTGTCACCGAGCGGGGAAACTTCGTTTGTGACGGGCAACGCCTCGACCCGGGGTGGAGAGTCGTAACCGGCTTCGACAACTACCAACGCATCTTTGGAGATCAAAGGATCAGGGCCGCATTCATAAAGGTGTTCAACTGGAACATCGTCTTCGCCGTCATGTCCGTTCTTCTCACCTTCTCCCTCGGACTGGCACTCGCCAACGCCCTCCAGCACGACAAAATGCGCGGCAAGGCCTTCTATCGCTCAATCTTCATCATCCCATACGCAATTCCGGCGTTCCTGTCGATCATCGTTTGGCGCGGTCTACTCAACGCCAACTTCGGCCAGGTCAACGCGCTCATCGAGTCTCTCGGCGGCAGCGGAGTCCCGTGGCTCACCGACGGGACCTGGGCCAAAATCGCCGTTCTTGGAGTGAACACCTGGCTGGGATTTCCCTACATGTTCTTGATCATGTCCGGGGCTCTCCAAGCTATCCCGAATGAGCTCAAAGAAGCCGCCATGGTCGACGGGGCGAGCGCATGGCGGGTGTTTCGGTCCATCACGCTCCCCTTACTGCTCGTCTCGACGGCTCCGCTGCTGATTGGCTCGTTTGCCTTCAACTTCAACAACTTCGTGCTCATTTTCTTGCTCACCGATGGCGGACCGGCGGTGATCGGTGCGCCGGTCCCGGTTGGGGAAACGGACATCCTGATCTCTTTCACGTTCGACCTGGCCGTCAATTCCGGCCGGGGGAACAATTTCGCGCTCGGATCGGCGATCGTGATCATGATCTTCGTTGCCCTGGCCGCCATTTCCGCCTTCAGCTTCCGATTCACCAAACGCCTGGAGAGCATCTATGGCAACTAA
- a CDS encoding ABC transporter permease subunit encodes MSAKRWIREIGWRHIVLIIAAFFALYPVVWVLSAAFNPVDNLSAARLIPRGFTFDNFTELFESDLTPFGTWLFNSWRVAIVAASLNVILAALASFAFSRLRFRGRRAGLLSLLLIQVFPQFLGFIALFLLAQQIGDIFPAAGLNTQTYIIMVYLGGAIGFNAFLIKGFMDTIPVELDESAEVDGANPWQIFSRIIFPLSRPVLAVIFIITFINIYSEYILARTLLRSTQEFTMAVGLQLFVESNYSAKWGNLAAAAIIGAAPIVLTFLVAQKQIIGGLTQGSVKG; translated from the coding sequence ATGTCGGCCAAACGGTGGATCCGCGAGATCGGCTGGCGACACATCGTGCTTATCATCGCCGCGTTCTTTGCTCTCTATCCAGTGGTCTGGGTGCTCTCTGCAGCCTTCAATCCGGTTGACAACTTGTCGGCAGCCCGGCTGATCCCACGGGGTTTCACGTTCGACAACTTCACAGAACTATTCGAGTCCGACCTGACGCCCTTCGGGACCTGGTTGTTCAACTCCTGGAGGGTCGCAATCGTCGCCGCCAGCCTGAACGTCATCCTGGCTGCGCTGGCATCGTTCGCTTTCTCGCGCCTGCGCTTCCGGGGTCGGCGTGCAGGCTTGCTCAGCCTGCTGCTCATTCAGGTCTTCCCCCAATTCCTTGGATTCATCGCCCTATTTCTTTTGGCCCAACAGATCGGCGATATCTTCCCGGCAGCCGGACTTAATACACAGACCTACATCATCATGGTGTACCTGGGCGGAGCGATCGGATTCAACGCCTTTCTCATCAAGGGCTTCATGGATACCATCCCGGTGGAGTTGGATGAGTCAGCCGAGGTCGATGGGGCCAACCCGTGGCAAATCTTCTCGAGAATCATATTCCCACTCAGCAGACCCGTTCTGGCAGTGATCTTCATCATCACATTCATCAATATCTACTCCGAGTACATCCTGGCTCGAACCCTCCTGCGGTCCACCCAGGAGTTCACCATGGCGGTCGGACTGCAACTCTTCGTCGAATCCAATTACTCGGCGAAGTGGGGCAACCTGGCTGCTGCAGCCATTATCGGGGCGGCCCCTATCGTCCTCACGTTCCTGGTGGCTCAAAAGCAGATCATTGGTGGGCTCACGCAGGGTTCGGTCAAGGGCTGA